Genomic segment of Desulfonatronum thiodismutans:
GGTTTGCCGGGTTGGGCCTTCACCGAGGCCATCATGCCCAAAACGCCGACAACAGCGTCCAGGAACGGATTGATGATGCCGACATCGAAGCGAACAGCCATGAGCGCAAAAGGGGGAATGGCGGCCGACTAAAGCAGCACGGCCGTGATTTCCTCGAAGTGGGCGTCATGCATGTCCATCAGCTTGGACAAAAAGTGCGCGTCCAGCTCCAGGAGGTTCCAATCTTCCTGCGTCATTCCGGGCAATGCATAGAAACCGCCGGAGGATATTTCCGCGACATTGGCCATGATGTCAGCGAGCTGAATAATCGCGGCCTCTTTCCTGGATGCGGCCACGTCCGGGGCATGATGGTGGCGGATGAGATCCTTCAAGGCTTTTGGAAAACCCCACTCGGCCAGCAACACCCCCCCCACGTCGGCATGGTTATAGTCCAAAACGGTGTTTTCGGCCTCCACCAGGGGAACCATGTCGCTTCGAGCCAGAAGCAACGCTTCAACCGACGCGTAGGCCATGTTTTTGAAAATGATCAACCGACCGACATCGTGCAGCAACCCGGCGGTGAAATGGCGCTCGGAAGGCAGCTTCAATTTGGCCGCGATCAGTTTGGCGAACACGGCGCAACGCAGGGAGTGTCGCCAAAACGTACGCATGTCCATCAACTCAGGGGGAATGTTCTTGAAATAGTTGATGGTCGAGATGCCCAAGGCCAGGGTGGAAATTTCCTGAGCCCCGACCAGGGAGACCGCACGGGAAACGGAATCAACGGTGGCGGTGAACCCGAAAAAAGGACTATTCACCAGCTTGAGCAGCTTGGCTGAAAATCCTACGTCCGTGTTCACCACGTCGGCGATGTCCCGAGCCGAACTTTTGGGATTGTCCAGGACTTCCCGAATCTTGAAATAGATATCTGGAAACGAGGCCAGACCGACCTCATGGCGGACGATTTGCGCGGCGTTGCCCACATCCTTGATGAACTCGTCGGAAAGGTGCTCCACGTTCTTGGCCCGCAGCGCACTTTCACAAGGCATCTCCCACCCGCTCGCCACGGCAGCGGCCGTACGTTTCACGGCGATGGAAAAAAGGCTTTTCAGCGCTTCATGATCCGGATCGACATATATGAAAAAATTTCGAACATGACGCTCCGCCTGACGCACGACCTCGGCCTCGAAGTTCATGTTCACGGGCAAACGTACGTACGCGGCGGAGAGGCCGATTTTCTTGAGCAGGCCAATCTGCTCATCACCGAGCAATGTGCCGGACTCCAGAAGGATACCCCCGTCCACCCCCGGAACTTTTTTCGCCAATATCATGCCGGGAAGGAGATATTCCGTGCAGACTCTGATCACAGCCAACCTCCGTTGCGGTAAGAAATCCGAGCGAATCGCATCACGCTTCCTTTCTGTACACGATTCCCCCGGGCTTGATCAGGGGCTTGAAGGCGCGAGAATGCTTGTGAATGGTTTCGGAGTGGCCAAGCACAAGGTATCCCCCTGGCAGCAAATTGTCGTAAAAACCGGCGATGACTTTTTGCTTCATGTCGTCGTCAAAATAGATGATCACGTTGCGACAGAAAATGATGTGCGACCGCGGCACGCGCTTCACGGCCAACTTGTCGTTCAGATTGATCAGCCCCAGAGAGACGAGCTTTTTCACCTTGGGGTGGACTCTATAACCGCTGGGCTCTTTGGAGAAATACCGGTCGACGATGTCCTTTGGCGTGGTCCGCAAGGCGTGCTCGCCGTACAAGCCGTCCCTGGCCCTGGCGATCATGTCCGGGGAAAGGTCATTGGCCGTAATCCGTATCTTCCACCCGATGATGGACATGCGCAGGGCCTCGTGCAGCATGATTCCCAGGGTATAGGGCTCTTCGCCGGAGGAGCAACCGGCGGACCAAATGTGCAAATCCTTCCCGTCTGACTTGCTACGCTCCTCCAGCACTTCCTTGAGCACATGCTTTTCAAAGACGTCCAGTTGCTTGAGATCCCGATAAAAGCTGGTTTCATTGGTGGTAATCTTGGAAAAAAAGTATTTCAGCTCCTCGTCCTTATTCGGCCCGCGCCGCAGGAGCATCGTATATTCGCCGTAACTGCGCAGACCCAGTTCCGAAAGCCGCGGGCCAAGACGATTTTCGAGGAGATATTTGCGCCGCTCCGGGATGTCGATACCGGCAAGATCATAGATATATTGGCGCAGTTCAGCGAACTCCTTGGCGCTGATCGGCGGCGACTGCCGCAGATTCAAGGTGCTTGGTGTGCTCAGAGCCATGGAACTTTCTCGATGATTGAAGATGAGCGAGGGAGAGAAAACAATCCCACTCAAGGATTTTTTAAAGGAAAATAGCAAACCCCGGCACAAAAGAAAAGCAGGGAGAAAAAAAAAGTGCGGACTCCGGAGTCCGCACTTTTGAAAACCTTACCGCACCATGCCGGATAATCGCACGATGCCCGAAGGAATCGCTCGGCCTAACTCGCGGGAACGATGTTGATCCTGGTCTTGACCTTGCGTTGCCGGGTGTAGCGCTCGAACTGAACCACGCCGTCGGTCAACGCAAACAGGGTGTAATCCCGCCCCATGCCGACGTTCTTACCGGGATGAAATTTGGTCCCCAACTGGCGGACGAGGATATTGCCGGCCAATACCTGCTGGCCGCCGAAGCGTTTCACACCTCGACGCTGACCCGCGCTGTCGCGACCGTTTCTGGAGCTTCCTCCAGCCTTTTTATGTGCCATGATGCTCCTCTCTGACTAGGCCTGAATAGATTTGACCATGATTCGGGTGAATTCCTGACGATGCCCCTGTTTTTTGCGGGAATCCTTGCGTCGCCAGAACCGAAACACGATGATTTTCTTGTCCCGCCCGTGCTCCAGGACCTCACAGGCCACCTTGGCTTCCGGCACGTACGGTTGTCCGGCGGCGGCTTCATCGCCGTCGCCAACAAGCAAAACCTTGTCCAGGAAGACTTCCGCGCCGGGTTCGGCGTGAATTCTGTCGACCTTGAGGCTCGCTCCCTCTTCCATGCGGTATTGTTTCCCGCCTGACTCCACGATTGCATATTTCATTATCGGCCTCCCAAATGCAGAAACAGCCCTCATATGCGAAACACTTTCGCATCGTCAAGGGCTTTTTTCGATGTTCACAAGATTTTCTTCACCCCGGACGCCATGACAAGCCTCCAGAAACACCTCCATAGAGACCTCGACTCAGGCTCTGGCTAGAACAATCAGGTCGACGCGCGTCGCTCCACACCGCTTCAACTCTTTGGTCGCGGCTCGGACCGTGGCTCCGGTGGTCAGGATGTCGTCCACCAACAGCACGGATCGGCCCCGGGCCAGGTATGGATCGCCCTGAAAAGCCCCGGCTAGGTTGCGCATGCGTACGGCCCTGGGCAGGGTATGCTGGGGCGGCGTATCGCGCACCCGAACCAAGACCTGGGGTTCCAACCGTCCGTACCGGCCTCCGAACTTACCGCGGGCTAAGCCACGGGCCAATTCCAGGCTCTGATTGAATCCACGCCTTCGCAGTCGTCGAGGGTGCAACGGTACGGGAACGATCAGGTCATGGCCGGAGACGTCGCGATATTCCAGCGAGCGGCGAAGCAAGCCATGCAACACCTCGCCCAGCCCAAGCTGGGCCTGAAACTTGAAACGCAACACCAGAGCCTTGAGGCGTCCTTCGTACGCCCCATAAAAAAAGGCATCCTCCCAGGGCGGCGGGGTGACCCGGCAATCCAGGCAAATCGTCGCGGGCCCCGAAGAAACACGAAAGATCAGACCGCAACGAAGACAAAATCCCCCGGTCCGTTGCGGGAGTTCCGCTCGGCAGACGGCGCATGTACCGAGCCCATCACTCGAATCGTCGCCGCAAGCTCCGCTCCCTCCTGGAGCATCCACGTCCGCAAGAACTCCGCAAACCGGACACCGCCGCTTCAGCGCTGGAAAGCCGGATCGGAAAAAGCCCGCGGCAACGTCACGACACAGGCTCACGACATGCCGAAGCGGACTCAGGCCCGATTCTTTTTGACTAAATTCGTCCATGCTTCCCGACCCGCGGCAACCAATTCCTCTCCAGCCTGGGGATGCATGCGTAAATCCTCGGATGCATCAATGCCGCGAAAGGCATGGTGTTCCTGAATGGTGAAATTGAAGGTGGTGAGAAAATATTTCAGCGTCAGCAACGCCCCTTCGAACAATCGTTCTCCCTGACGCCGACCGGCCACCAGGTTGACCACCGCCGGACGTGAAGGAAGCTTCTTAAGCAGCGGATCCCCCCGTTCCCAGCGTAGATAGTAAGATTGGCTGCGATCAATCCAGGCCTTGAACTGAGAGGGCAGGTGGTAGAAGTAGATGGGCGCGGCGATGAAGAGCATCGGCGCGGCCAGCAAAGCCTGGAACAGGGGCGAACTTTGATCCCTGGCGGTCAGAAAGCACTCTCCCCGCGGATCCTGTTCGCAGCGGATGCAGCCCAGACAAGGATGAACTGTGTAGTCCCTAAGATAAAACAATTGCCCGCGCCCACCGGCCTGACGCACCCCCTCCCGAAAAAACTCCGCGGCGTTGTCGCTGTTGCCTCCGCTGCGCGGACTGCATGAAAAAATCGCCGGGGAGGTAAAGTCGCCAACGGCGTAGGGCGCGATCTCCTCCATGGAGTCGACGGGATGAACCGCCTCCCTTTCTCCATTGGCCATGAAGGCTACTCCTCAAAAAACGGGTTGGTTCGCTGTTCTTCCTGGATGCTCGTGGCTGGACCGTGCCCGGGATAAACCGCCGTCTCCGGCGGCAAGGTGAACAGCCGGGAGCGGACCGCGCCAAGCAACGTCTCCAGGTCGCCACCGAAAAAATCCGTCCGTCCGATGGACCCGGCGAAAAGCACGTCGCCCACGAACACCGCGCCCAGTTCCGGGAAATAAAAGGACAGGCTGCCCGGGCTATGCCCGGGAGTGGCCAACACCTTGCATTCCAGCCCGATCAGGGACAACTCTCCCTCGTTGATGGGCTCGTACGCAAAGGTCTCCACCTTGGGCATCCCCATGTAGTTGCCGCCGCCTATTCCGCTGGCCAGTAAAGGGATGTCCTTTTCAGGGACGCGAATGGGAGCTTTGGTGGCCAAGTGCAGCGCCTGGTTCCCGTAGAGATGGTCGAAATGGAGATGGGTGTTCAGAATCAGCCGGATCTGCAAATTCTTGGACGCCGCGAAATTCAGAACCGCGTCCGGGGCCCCGCCCGGATCGACGACCAGGGCCTCATTGCCGTTGATCACGAGGTAGCAGTTGGTTTGCAGGGGACCCAGGGGAAAGGTATGCACTGAAGTCATTTACAAAGCCTCCAAAAGAAGTTCTTCCAAGGGACGCCGCGAGGAGCCAGCGGCGGCGTCAAGCCGCGAGGACGGCTGAGCCGGATGGCCCAGGGCGATCACGGCCATCAGCCGGTACTCCTCGGTGCCTAGTTGGAGCGCCTCCATGACTTGATCTTCCTGATTGATGATTTCGCCCAGCCAGACCCCGCCCAGCCCCAGACCGTGAACGGCCAGGAGCAGGTTCTGAATACAGGCCCCGGCTGCCTGATTATCCTTGCCTTCATGATACATGGCAGGCTTGTACAGGAATACGACGATCAAGGCTTGGGCCTCGCGGACGATGTGGCCGTACTTCGTCAATCCGGCCAACGCCGCTTGCCGGGGATCTCCGGCTCGGACGACCAAAAAGCGCCAGGGCTGGTTGTTCAACCCGCTGGGCGCCCAGCGTCCGGCCTCCAGAATCCGTCGAAGATCCTTGACATCCACGGGCCGATCCGTAAATTTTCGCACGCTGCGCCGCCCCAGCAGGGCCTGAAAAACGCTCATTTCGGCATGTTCAGCGGACATGACGATCCTCCGTGACAAAGCCACAAGAAGCCGGTTTGTTCACTTCTTGCGCCGTTTTTCCTGAATGCGCTGGGCCGTGTACGCGCCCAACCCGCCACAGATAACCCCAAGAAAAAAAGCCCGGCCCATGTCGTATCCGAACCACACCGCCATCAAGCCGATGGAGCCCCCGATAATCGCGCCGCGAATCAAGGGATGCAGGCCTTTTTGCGAATCATGTGTCATATTGCACCACCGTTTTGTTTTGAATAGCCATACAATCCATCCCCCGAACTGGCAACCGTCTTGAAAAAACACTTGTCGCGCCGAGCTTGACCAGCGACCCATTCTTGGACGACTATAGGTCTTTTATCTTTGGACGGATAGCCGAGGAAACTTGCCGCCGCACAGATCTTCAAAACCACCCATGACGCGCATTACATCAGATTTCGACAACCACGCCGCCCAAGGTGCGACTTCTTCCGACGCCTCTCTTCCAGACGGTGCCCGAAACCAACGACTGACAAATTTCTTATTTGAAGTCGGCATGTTACGAAAGACGCCCCGCACAGGCTACCAGTTTTTGGGCTCCGGCCAGGAAAACGTCGCCGAGCACTCCTTCCGGACCACGGTCATCGCCTATGTCCTGGCCTCGCTGACCGGGGCGGACATGGGGCGAACCATGGGTATGGCCCTGTTCCACGACCTTCACGAAACCCGAATCGGCGACTTCAACTACGTCAATCGAATATACAACAGCCGCAACGCCCTGCTGGCTCTGGAACACGCCCTCGAAGGGACAGGCCTGGACGAAGTGATCCAATGGTGGCACGAACTGGAAGGCGAAAACACCCTGGAGGCCCAGCTGGTTCACGACGC
This window contains:
- a CDS encoding MBL fold metallo-hydrolase — translated: MTSVHTFPLGPLQTNCYLVINGNEALVVDPGGAPDAVLNFAASKNLQIRLILNTHLHFDHLYGNQALHLATKAPIRVPEKDIPLLASGIGGGNYMGMPKVETFAYEPINEGELSLIGLECKVLATPGHSPGSLSFYFPELGAVFVGDVLFAGSIGRTDFFGGDLETLLGAVRSRLFTLPPETAVYPGHGPATSIQEEQRTNPFFEE
- a CDS encoding flavodoxin family protein, with protein sequence MANGEREAVHPVDSMEEIAPYAVGDFTSPAIFSCSPRSGGNSDNAAEFFREGVRQAGGRGQLFYLRDYTVHPCLGCIRCEQDPRGECFLTARDQSSPLFQALLAAPMLFIAAPIYFYHLPSQFKAWIDRSQSYYLRWERGDPLLKKLPSRPAVVNLVAGRRQGERLFEGALLTLKYFLTTFNFTIQEHHAFRGIDASEDLRMHPQAGEELVAAGREAWTNLVKKNRA
- a CDS encoding nitroreductase family protein; the encoded protein is MSAEHAEMSVFQALLGRRSVRKFTDRPVDVKDLRRILEAGRWAPSGLNNQPWRFLVVRAGDPRQAALAGLTKYGHIVREAQALIVVFLYKPAMYHEGKDNQAAGACIQNLLLAVHGLGLGGVWLGEIINQEDQVMEALQLGTEEYRLMAVIALGHPAQPSSRLDAAAGSSRRPLEELLLEAL
- a CDS encoding ComF family protein, with amino-acid sequence MDEFSQKESGLSPLRHVVSLCRDVAAGFFRSGFPALKRRCPVCGVLADVDAPGGSGACGDDSSDGLGTCAVCRAELPQRTGGFCLRCGLIFRVSSGPATICLDCRVTPPPWEDAFFYGAYEGRLKALVLRFKFQAQLGLGEVLHGLLRRSLEYRDVSGHDLIVPVPLHPRRLRRRGFNQSLELARGLARGKFGGRYGRLEPQVLVRVRDTPPQHTLPRAVRMRNLAGAFQGDPYLARGRSVLLVDDILTTGATVRAATKELKRCGATRVDLIVLARA
- the rpmA gene encoding 50S ribosomal protein L27, translating into MAHKKAGGSSRNGRDSAGQRRGVKRFGGQQVLAGNILVRQLGTKFHPGKNVGMGRDYTLFALTDGVVQFERYTRQRKVKTRINIVPAS
- the rplU gene encoding 50S ribosomal protein L21 — encoded protein: MKYAIVESGGKQYRMEEGASLKVDRIHAEPGAEVFLDKVLLVGDGDEAAAGQPYVPEAKVACEVLEHGRDKKIIVFRFWRRKDSRKKQGHRQEFTRIMVKSIQA
- a CDS encoding HDOD domain-containing protein; amino-acid sequence: MIRVCTEYLLPGMILAKKVPGVDGGILLESGTLLGDEQIGLLKKIGLSAAYVRLPVNMNFEAEVVRQAERHVRNFFIYVDPDHEALKSLFSIAVKRTAAAVASGWEMPCESALRAKNVEHLSDEFIKDVGNAAQIVRHEVGLASFPDIYFKIREVLDNPKSSARDIADVVNTDVGFSAKLLKLVNSPFFGFTATVDSVSRAVSLVGAQEISTLALGISTINYFKNIPPELMDMRTFWRHSLRCAVFAKLIAAKLKLPSERHFTAGLLHDVGRLIIFKNMAYASVEALLLARSDMVPLVEAENTVLDYNHADVGGVLLAEWGFPKALKDLIRHHHAPDVAASRKEAAIIQLADIMANVAEISSGGFYALPGMTQEDWNLLELDAHFLSKLMDMHDAHFEEITAVLL
- a CDS encoding CheR family methyltransferase, translating into MALSTPSTLNLRQSPPISAKEFAELRQYIYDLAGIDIPERRKYLLENRLGPRLSELGLRSYGEYTMLLRRGPNKDEELKYFFSKITTNETSFYRDLKQLDVFEKHVLKEVLEERSKSDGKDLHIWSAGCSSGEEPYTLGIMLHEALRMSIIGWKIRITANDLSPDMIARARDGLYGEHALRTTPKDIVDRYFSKEPSGYRVHPKVKKLVSLGLINLNDKLAVKRVPRSHIIFCRNVIIYFDDDMKQKVIAGFYDNLLPGGYLVLGHSETIHKHSRAFKPLIKPGGIVYRKEA
- a CDS encoding HD domain-containing protein, with product MLRKTPRTGYQFLGSGQENVAEHSFRTTVIAYVLASLTGADMGRTMGMALFHDLHETRIGDFNYVNRIYNSRNALLALEHALEGTGLDEVIQWWHELEGENTLEAQLVHDADQLDLILNLKQEQDLGNPYAAKWIDCAVPRLRTDAAKDLAEVILRTDHTDWWFTGPDPSWWRK